The genomic interval CACTGATTATAAATGCATAATAAGATGAATTGATCTATATTATCAGGTATTGCACTTTCCCGCCTTTCATAAAATAGATAATTTTGCAAAGCAATGAGCCCGACTTACGATTTGTAATTTTTTTAACATTTCTCAATCCATATCACAAACCAAAACTTGCCAACCTATGAAGAAAACATTTTTACGCATGTTGCTTCCTGCGCTCCTCATCGGTCTGCTTGCATCCTCCTGCATCGAGGACAAGGCAAAAGATGCGGCTGCCAGGCTCATCGTGAGCAAGGTCAGCGTGGAGGTCATCCAGACCGGAACGCTGAGTACCGGATCAAAGGCCACGTTGGACATCCTGGCCAACCGCGGCTATACCATCACCTCCTCAGCCGACTGGCTATCGGTCGACAAACCCGTCGGGAAAGGCCGGGTGACGGTCGTACTCGATGTCGAATCCAACGATACCGGAAAACCCCGCACCGCCTACCTCTCGGTGACGAGCGAAGAGCTGACTGAAACCGTAACCGTAACCCAGACGCTCGACCCCGACACCGACGACGGGCTGGAGATCGGCCATGTCTACCTCGAGGACGACTTCGCATGGTGCGAACAGTTCGGAGGCGAAGACCAGGTACAGTTCCCCGACCAGGGCTCCACAAAACCTGTCCGCAACGAGGCCGAAGCCGTGGCCAAGTTTGAAGAGATGGGCTACAGCGAGTACAACTACGCCGGCAATGCCTTCTACATGGCCAAGCACTACTTCAAGATGGGCAAGAACAACCAGCAGAACGGACTGGCCATCGACATGGGCAAGTACATCGAGAAGGAGAAATCCTCGACCGTCACGCTGACCTTCGATGCTGCTCCGGTCGTCTCGATCGACGGCTCGGGATCCGACATCACGCTCCGCGGCATCGACGACACATCGGTGACCGTCGAGGTCTACGAAGGCCCGGGAACCGTCGACGGCCCCACCTCCAAGACCAGCGATGCGCTCACCATGTCGAGCGTCACCTCCTGGAACCAGTGGGTAAGCATGAAGGTTACGCTCTACGGCGTCTCCGACCGTTCGCAAATCGTCATACGCTCCACTCAATTCGGACAATCGGGATACCACCGCTGGTACCTCGACAACATCAAGATGGTCAAGGCGCCCCGCAACTAAACTGGGTCAACAATCATAAACCGAAACACCATGAATTTCAAACATATGTTATTCAGGGCAACGTCCGCCCTGCTGTTCATGTCGGGAATCGGGCTGGCAGGATGCAACGAAACCGAACCCGATGCATTTCTCACGGTCACCCAGCAGGAGATCGA from uncultured Alistipes sp. carries:
- a CDS encoding BACON domain-containing protein; this translates as MKKTFLRMLLPALLIGLLASSCIEDKAKDAAARLIVSKVSVEVIQTGTLSTGSKATLDILANRGYTITSSADWLSVDKPVGKGRVTVVLDVESNDTGKPRTAYLSVTSEELTETVTVTQTLDPDTDDGLEIGHVYLEDDFAWCEQFGGEDQVQFPDQGSTKPVRNEAEAVAKFEEMGYSEYNYAGNAFYMAKHYFKMGKNNQQNGLAIDMGKYIEKEKSSTVTLTFDAAPVVSIDGSGSDITLRGIDDTSVTVEVYEGPGTVDGPTSKTSDALTMSSVTSWNQWVSMKVTLYGVSDRSQIVIRSTQFGQSGYHRWYLDNIKMVKAPRN